The genomic region GCCTGAGCGACATCTTTTCCTTCACGGTAGGCGAGGTCTCATACAGCCCATAGAGGCGATTAGGGTCTAAGTAACTGGCGTTGCTCTGTGGTGCCATATAGTTATTCTGGTGCGAGTGCACATAAGTGCCTGCCAACGAGAAAGAGGTATTGAGTGCCTTTATCTTCTTGAAGTTGGCGATGAGCTCCACACCCTTGTCGAGGGTCTCTTTGTAATTGACGGTCTGCTGATAGCTGATGGGGTGGATGCGTTCACCTATAACGCTCCACGCGAGGGTGCTGGTGTTCACATCGATGATAGGCACTTGGTAGCCCTCGTAGATAGTGCGACTGTCAAAGCCATCAAACGACTGGTTGATAAAGCCCGTTACAGCTACTTTGCCGAAGGAGAAGTTGCCGTCAGCACCCAGCTCGTACTTCCACGCTTTGGAGGGCTTGAGGTCTACCTTGGGGCGTTGCTTTACGATGGTCTGTATAAGCCCTAAGCGGCGGTTGCCATTCTGATGGTTCTCGAGGAGGAGGTCGTAGACCATTGCCCCAGGGTAGATGTCCTTCAGGGCAGGCGACTTGGTAGCCAAGCCCACGCCACCGCGCAGCTTTATTTGCTCAGTGAGGTCGTAAGCGAGGTTCACGCGAGGGGAGAGCGTAGAGAAGCCGTTTTGGTTCTCATAGCGCAGCCCGATAGTAGCATAAGCCTTATTGCGCTCCGTAACGTTTACAGTAATATTATCTTGCACATATACCGCCCAGAGCTTGGAGCTCTCCACATAGCGGTTGAAGTTCATAGGGCGCACGGTCTCGCCACCACGCCCGCTGCTGGTAAGCCCTGTCAGGGCAGAGGCACTCTGGGAATCGACCAGCACTCCACGCCCGAAGTTGTCGCTATAATTGAGGGACGTACCCGCACTGAGCAGGTGTCGCCACGCACCGTGCAGGAGGCTCTTTTCGGCAGAGAGCTGCGTGCTGGCATTGAAGGGCTTGCCTTCGGTCTCGCGGCGGTCGTAATAGGAAGGCGGGGTAAAGACGGCCTCTACTAAGCGCGTTTCGGTAGCGGTACTCACCGCACGGCGACCCTCATTGCGAAAGACCTCACGGAAGTCGCGCTGGTAGGCATAAGTGCCTCCGATTTGGAAGGAGAGCTGGTCGATAAGGGCGTCCTCAAACTGCCAATTGGAGCGGTTATTCAGTGTGAAGGCATAGTCGGTCTTTTCGCTCTTTTGGTCGTTCTCCTTGTCGGACTTAGCCCCATCGATATTGCTGCGGAAGGTGAGCGAAAGCGAGTTGCGGAAGCGGTTAGCCCTGTCGTAAGTCCATATACCCGAAGAGGTGAGGCGGCGGTAGCTGCTCAGGCTGTTGGTGGGGTTGGTGTTGGCATCGAGATAGTCGAGCGAAAGGCTGAGTTTGCCCGCACGCTCGGAGAGGAGAAAGCCCTTATTGACCGCCACTGACTGTCCGCCTCCTTGCAGCTTGGCTTCGGCTTGTAGGGGGAATACCCCTGCCTTGCGCTCAATCAGCACCAAGCCCGTAGTGGCGTTGCCGTACTTAGCATCGGCGATCCCTGTAACTACCTCTATCTTATCGATGTTGGAGGTGGGGATAGAGCGGAGGTCAAGCCCTGAGCCTGCATTGGAAAAGGGGTTTACATTGCCCGCACGCCCGTAGGTCTGCATATTTTCATCGTTGGAGAGCTGCATATCGTCGAGCACGTAGCTGAGTCCGAAGGCGTTGTTATTGGATTCGATAGCTGAGCGCACGCTGTTCATCACGTTGGGCTTATCGAAGACGGGCGTGGTGATTGCCTGCCCTGGCAGCTGTTGCAGCACGTCGGAGAGGGAGAAGGTTTGGAACTGACTCATTGCGTACTTATCGATCTTTATGGCAGAGCTAGTAGGCTGCTTTTTAGAGATATCGGCGGTAACGACTACCTCTTTCAGGCGGAGGCTTTCCTCCTTGAGGATAACTTTTAAGGGAGAGGCAAAGCCTGTGAGGGTCTTATCCTCCATACCCAAGTATTTGAAGTGTAGGGCATAGTCCTTAGTGAAGGGGAGAGAGAAGTGCCCTTGGGCGTCGGTCACCGTCCACTTCTCGGTTTTTTTATCGACCACAGTGACGCCTTGCAGAGGGATACCGCCCTCATCGGTGACGGAGCCTTCTACCGTGGCAGGCTGCGCGTAAGCGACTATATAGTAAGCGCTTATGATAAGCGTAAGGATTAGTCGTCTCATTGGTCACTCATTTACGCTGCAAAGCGTACTATTTAAATTGACACTAAATAGCGGATTCAGTAAAATTAACAAACTTTAACAGTTTGGAGGTAGAACACAATCTTTACGTTTTTCTATTAAAACATTATTTTTAGTGTATTTTTCTTTAAAAGGATAGGTTTGCAGTATTCAGGGTGTCCGAATTTTTGGGGAGATGTGTTCGAGATGTGTTCGAGATGTGTTCGAGCAGTGTTCGAGATGACCTCGACAGGAAAATTTTCTGTTCAGGGATCAGGGGTTAGAGGTCAGTGATCAGAGGTCAGGGGTCAGAGATCAGATTGGGGCGGTGCAGACTGATTACTGACTCCTGATCTCTGATCCCTGAAGATTATCCATTATCCATTGTTCATTATTCATTAGAAAGTTGTATCTTTGCCGCTCAAAAATAGAGGTATGATTAAACTAATTGTATTGGACATTGACGGGACGCTGGTCAATAGTCAGAAGGAGATCCCTGCGGGGTTTTGGGGGCTCTTTGAGCGTTTGAATACCAAAGGGGTACAGTTTTGCATCGCTAGCGGAAGACAAGTGCAGGGCTTGCAGCAGCTTTTTGCACCGATAAAGGATCAGTTGGCATTCATCCCTGATAATGGGGCGTCGGCGATATGCAGGGGCAAGGAGCTGTATGAAGACCCTGTGGATTACGCGCGCTTTGTGCCTATCATTGAGGTGTGCGAGGCGATCGAAGGGGTGAGTGTGGGCTTGTGTTGCAAGCGTTATACATATATCAAAACGGATAGCGAGGCGATCTTTCAGGAATACCTCAAGTATTACCCCGCCCATAAGAGGGTAGATAACTTTGAGGGGATCACTGATACGGTCTTTAAGCTGGCGATCTGCACCGATAGGGATATTCGCACGCACCTGTACCCACATTTGGAGCGATTTACGAAGGACTTTAACGTGGCTATCTCGGGGGCGGTATGGCTGGATGTGATGAAGAAGGAGACTAACAAAGGGGAGGCGGTAGCACAGCTTCAAAAGGCGTTAGGGATCGGTTATGAGGAGACGGCGGTGTTTGGTGATCAGCTTAACGACTTGGAAATGATGGGGGTAGCTGCTTATAGCTTTGCGATGAAGAATGGGGCAGTGGAGGTGAAGGCAGCTGCCCAGTACACCACAGAGTTTGATAATGACCACGAAGGGGTGGTAAGAGAGATAGAGCGGCTGATGCGGGAAGGACTGTTTGGGGATTAGGGATTAGCTTTTAGGGGTTAGTAGTTGGTTTTTAGGGGTTAGTGATGGGATTGTTTAAGATTAGGGGTTAATAGTGTAAATAAAGGATGCGTAGGTTAGTAATAGGCGATGTGCACGGGGCGCTGAAGGCACTCAGACAGGTGTTGGATAGGGCGGAGGTGCAGCCTGGCGACTTTTTGATATTCTTAGGTGATTACGCCGATGGGTGGAGCCAGACGCCTGAGGTGCTCGACTTCTTGATTGACTATCGGGAGGAGCACCGCTGCTTGTACCTTAGGGGTAATCACGATGCGCTGTGTGAGGAGTTCCTCAGTGGGGCGGCGATGGAGGATGTGTGGCGGCTGCACGGGGGCGCGGCTACTGAGCGGGCTTATCGCGGTGTGGATGAGATGCGCAAGCAGCGGCATATCCGTTTTTTACGCAGTTTAGAGAATTATTATCTCGATGAGGAAAATCGCCTTTTTGTGCACGCTGGGTTTACGAACTTGCGCGGGATTGCTTTTGAGCATTTCAGCAAGATGTTCTATTGGGATAGGACGCTCTGGGAGCTGGCGCAGGCAGTGCGATTGTCGGAAGATGATGTGCATTACCCGCATCGATTGAGGCTTTACAAGGAGATATTTATAGGGCATACACCTACTACGCGCTTGGGCAGCGATAAGCCTTTGAGTTTTAATGGGGTAACTAATGTAGATACGGGGGCTGCCTTTCGTGGGCGGATTACGGTGTATGACATCGACACGCGAGCGTATTGGCAGAGCGACCCTGTATATAGCTTATACCCAGAGGAAAAGGGTAGGAATGTGTAAAGAAAAAAATGTGATAACGATATGAAAAAGATACGGCAATTAGCGTTTGTAATAGCGGGGCTGGTCAGTGGAGTGGCACTGGGGCAAGGCAGGCAGATTACGCTGGAGGACATCTACGGGCGAGGGACTTTCTACACCGAGCGGATGCAGGACATACAAGTGCAGCACAAGGCACCGACCTACACTGTGCTGGAGTACGAAGGGCAAGTGCCTATGATTAACCTTTATGACTTTGCCACAGGAAAGCAGCTCAAGACACTTTTTACGGGGATCCTCAACCTGAGTGATTACCAATTTGATGCGGCAGAGGAGCAGTTACTCATCGGGGCGAATAGCAAGGCTATTTACAGGCGGTCGGCAGTGGCGGATTACTACGTGCTGAACTTGCAGACTAATAAGATTGAAAAGGTGAGTAACCACAAGATCAGCAGTCCGTTGTTCTCGCCTGACGGGAAGAAGATAGCTTATTCGTATGAGAATAACTTGTATATCTATGATATAGCGGCTAAAACGGAGCAGCAGATTACCCACGATGGGGCGAAGAACTGCATTATCAACGGGACAGCTGACTGGGTGTACGAGGAGGAGTTTGGCATTGTGAGGCTTTTTGAGTGGAATGCTGACGGGACGGCATTGGCGTTTGTGCGTTTCGATGAGACGAAGGTGCCTGAATTCTCTATGGATGTGTACGGCAAGGGGCTGTACCCTACCCAGCAGACTTTTAAATATCCTAAGGCTGGCGAGACCAACTCGGAGGTGAGCGTATGGGTGTATAGCTTAGAGACTGATAAAGCGGATAAGATCGCTGTTGAGGCATATTACGTGCCGCGCATCGCTTGGACACACGACCCTAAGCGGCTTGCAGTGCAGACGCTTAACCGCCTACAAAATGATTTTAAGGTGGTGGTTGTGGGGTTGCAACACGATAAAACACAGCAGGTTATTTATCAAGAACAGAGCAAAACTTATGTGGAAGTGCCTGAAACCTTTACCTTCTTAAAGGACAATAGCTTTGTGATTTCGTCAGAGAAGGACGGCTATAACCACTTGTACCACTATGCATTCAATGGGAAATTGAAAAAACAGCTTACAGTGGGCAAGTGGGAGGTTACTGACTGCTATGGTGTAGACGAGGCAAAAGGTGTGGTGTACTACCAATCAACGGAGAATGGCAGTATCAACCGAGGGGTGTATGCCGTAGACCTTAAAGGCAAGCACAAGCGCGCACTCTCGGCAGAGGCAGGCACCAATGCGGCAACTTTCAGTGGTGACTACAGCTTGTACGTGCATAGCTTCTCAGATGCACAGACCCCGCCGCGCTATACGCTCAACAGCAGTAGGGATGGGAAGGCGCAACGCACCATCATCAATAATGAAAACCTCACAAACAGATTGAAAGACTTTGCGCTACCTACAAAGGAGTTCTTTGAAATGCAGCTGAGCGGCAACCTGTGCGACGCTTATTTGCTTAAACCGAAGGATTTTGACCCTAAGAAAAAGTACCCTTTGTTGATGTATCAATACTCAGGACCAGGCTCGCAAGAGGTGGCAAATAAGTGGTGGGGCAGTAATGATTACTGGCACGCAATGCTCACTGAGAAAGGTTATTTGGTGCTTTGTGTAGACGGACGCGGTACGGGCTTTAAGGGGGCAGACTTTAAGAAGTGCACTTATAAGCAGCTCGGCAAATACGAAGTGGAAGACCAGACTGCCGCTGCACAGCAGATGGCAAAACGTCCTTATGTGGACAGCAGCCGCATAGGGATATGGGGGTGGAGCTTCGGCGGATTTATGTCGAGCAACTGTCTCTTCCAGAGCGGCAAAGTGTTTAAGACTGCCATAGCGGTGGCACCTGTAACTAACTGGCGTTTTTATGACACAGTGTATACGGAGCGGTTTATGCGCACTCCGCAAGAGAACCCAGAGGGGTATGACAGCAATTCACCAATTACACACGCTGCGAAGCTCAGTGGTAGTTATTTGCTCATACACGGCACTGCTGATGACAACGTACACGTGCAGAATGCAATGGTGCTCATCAACAGCCTCGTAGGGCAGAACAAGCACTTCGATTGGCTCATCTATCCCGATCGCAACCACGGTATCTACGGTGGGGCAACGCGTTTGCAGCTCTTCGGGAAGATGACCGAGTTTATATTGAATAAGTTGTAATGTTCGAGCGAGATTATATCAAAAAGCAAGTAGATAAGTTTTTCTACGAGTTGGCTTTACTCTTGCAACGCGAGCACCCTAAGGAGGAACGCCTGCGCGAGATAGACGCCCTTGGAGTGCGCTACACAGGTGACTCATTAGAGTATTGGCAGCGGCAAAGTGCTGAGGCACTCATAGGGCAACTCGATATAGAACACTTGCAGATGGTTGCCGAGATGCTTTATCAAACCTACGCCCTCTCAGGCAATGCTGTCCAGCAGCAGAAAATGAGGCTACTCTATGAGTATATACAGCAAGCGACAGGCGTCTTCTCGTGGGAGCTGAACCGCAGGATACAGCAGCTGTCGGACTAAGGGTTTCGCAAGGGAGTGGCGAGTGCTGGGAAAAGCTATTTTAGCAAACTTTATGCACAGGGCTGTTGTTATGTCAGTTTTTTATTGTACCTTTGTCTTTTGTAAAAGGGGTGTTTTCCACTATTACCGATGAATTATGACGAATCATATTTGGCGTAACATACACTTAACGATTGCTTTGGTAGCAGGGTTGCTCATTTTATTAGCAGCGGTTACAGGGGGGATACTCGCCTTTGAGTCGGCGTATAACCAGAGTTTGCCCTATAAGAGTCATCAGTTTGCGGAAGTGAACTTGAGGCAGACCCTTAGTGCGGTGAAAGCAAAGTACCCCGAGGTGCTCAAGCTCAGCATTGACAAGAACCACTTTGTGAAGGTAGAGACTGCCGATGGTGAAGCGTTCTATATCCACCCTAAGACAGCAGAGAAAATAAAAGGGCAGTACAAGCGTTCGGAGGTGTTCCAGTTCACCAAAAACCTGCATCGCTCACTGTTTATTGGCAAAACGGGTAGGGTGATTATGGCAGTAGTGGCGCTATTGCTCAGTTGGGTAGCCCTCTCGGGAATTTTCTTGATTGTACGAAGGCAAAATGGCTGGCGCAACTTCTTTCGGAAGGTAGTCAAAGAAGACTTCTTTGCTTACTTCCATACGGTTATTGGGCGATGGGCGCTTATCCCAATTATTATCATTAGCCTTACGGGGGTGTATATGGGCTTAGAAACTCTTAAAGTAATCCCTAAGTTTAAGGCAAAGGAGCCCTATGACCTCAGCGCTTTGCAGGAGTCGCCTCAGCAAGATATCAGCACTTTTGCTGTGTTTGACATTCCCTTATCGGAGGTAGTGAAGGTAGACTATCCTGCTTTTGACGACCCAGAAGAGGTGTACAAGGTAGAGCTCACTGATGGTCAGCTGGTAGTGAATCAATTCACTGGGGAGGTGATCAGCACGCAGCCGAGTGTGCTCAAATGGCTTTCGAGTACTGTGAAGGTACTGCATATCGGCAAGGGGACTGTAGTGTGGGCAAGTGTTCTGCTGCTGACGTGTATAGCTATTTTGTTCTTTTTGTACTCGGGTTTTGCTATCACCTTAAGACGCAAAAAGGCAAATGTACGCAACCCGTTTAAAAAAGACAGTTGCCCGTATATCATTTTAGTAGGAACCGAGGAAGGAGCGACACTGCGCTTTGCTAACGCGCTCCACAGGGCGCTATTGCAGCAGGGTAAGAAGTCGTTTTTGGCGGAGATGAACAGCTTTAGCACTTATGCTAAGATGCAGCACCTGGTGGTGCTCACGTCTACCTATGGTGATGGCAATGCACCTGCCAGTGCGGAGGATTTTGAAGCACTGTGGCAAGCAAACCCTATAGACAAGCCGTTTGACTATGCTGTGGTGGGCTTTGGCTCGCTGGCATATCCCAGCTTCTGCCAATACGCCCGTGATGTGCAGGCAATGCTCTCTACTTCTGGACAAGGAAGGGAAGCAACCCCTTTGCAGACGATACACAACCAATCTTATGAGGCTTTTACCACTTGGGTGAATGCGTGGGCGGCAGTACAGGGCTTGACATTGCATTTAGAGCCTCTCAGAGAAGATAAGAAACGCGAGCTGCACGCTTTTGAGGTGATAGAGAAGACGCCTATAGACCCCAACGATACTTTTTTAGTGCGCTTGCAGCCTGAGAAAGCACTTGAATTTGAGTCGGGCGACCTGTTGAGTATTACCCCTGCGAGCAACCCTCACGAGCGCTTGTATTCCATAGGAAAGATGAGTGATGGCAGCCTTTTGCTCAGTGTAAAACGCCACGAGCAGGGAGTTGTTTCCAATCAGTTAAATGCCCTCAATGCAGGCGATAGGGTAGAGGCAGGCTTGGTCAATAACACCGACTTTCATTTTGCGAAGAAAGCACCAGAACTCATCTGTATTGCCACAGGGACGGGTATTGCACCTTTCTTGGGAATGCTTGCTGAGAATGAGCGCAAGGTGCCTATAACTCTTTTCTGGGGAGGTAGAACAGCCGCTGCCTTTGCACTGTACCAACCTTTTATCAATGAGGCACTTAAGGAAGAGAAGCTCAAAGCGCTGCATACGGCCTTCTCCCGCGAAGGCGCCCAACAGCACATCTACGCAGTAGTGGAGCGTGAGGCAGCAATGGTAGCCGATGCTTTAGCCCGTGGTGCAGTGGTGTACATCTGTGGGTCGGTGGCGATGCAGAAAGATGTCACTGAAACTTTGGACGCCCTGTGTAGGGCAAGGCTACAAAAACCATTGAGTGATTTTCAGAATAACAAGCAGATAAAGCTCGATTGTTATTAAAGATATAAAATGATGATTATGAATATACACCATAATTTACTTGGCGTAAAGCCATCAACTGCGGTAGCAGAGGCACGCGAACTGTTGGCACGCTATGCGGTTTCTTCTTTGCCTATAAGTGAGGAAGGGCAGTTTGTTGGGATGCTTTCGGCGGAGGTACTTAGTGAGGCGCCTGCCCAAGCACTGCTATCGGATTACACAGACGACTTAGAGTGCTATTTCGTACGTGAGAGCTTGCAATGGGACAAGGTGCTGGAGCTCTTCGCTCCTTATGATACGAATATCGTGCCTGTACTTGATGAGCAACATAATTACATCGGTTATTATCATTTGCCAGACTTTGCCCAAGAGCTAATGGATACGCCTTTTATGAAGGAAAAGGGACAATTTTTACTTTTGCAGAAATCGGCTGAGAGCTACTCGTTTAGTGAGATATCCCAGATTGTAGAAAGCCATAGCGGCAAGCTGCTCGGACTGTTTATCTCAGAGGCTACTGAGGAGGGCGATGTGCACATCACCCTTAAGGTGATTAGTGATCATATAAGTGCTATTTTGCAATCGTTTAGGCGTTATGGCTATGGTATTTTGCTCGAAAAAGAAGATGATCTCTATTGGCAAAATCTGAAGGATACTTCTGCCTATTTTGAGAGATATTTAAGTGTTTAAGGCGATGAAAATAGCTATTTACATACGGCAGTATTCCGAAGAGAATGAGGCTATTTTGGCAGAGTTGTTCAATTATTTTACTTCTACGGACGATATTTTCATCGAAGAGACGGTTTTTAAGAAGCTCTCGGAGCGCTCTTCGCGCTTTGACAGTGCGCAGACTTTTGCGGAGTTTGCCGACCTGAACCCCTCATTCGATGTGATGCTCACTATTGGTGGCGACGGTACGCTGCTGAAGGCTATTACTTACATTCGGCACTTGAATATTCCTGTCTTAGGGATTAACTCGGGACGCTTAGGCTTCTTGGCGATGGCGCAAAAGGAGCACCTTAAGGAGGTGATGACTGAGCTACGCGAGAAGACCTATAAGGTGATTGAACGCACAGTGATTGAAGCGGTGCTCAGCGAAACGGGAGCACCTGTTGATGAAATTAACTTTGCACTGAATGAGATTACCGTCAGTCGCAAGAATACCGCTTCGATGATCACCATAGATACGTACCTGAACGATGACTTTTTGAGCTCTTACTGGTCGGATGGGCTTATTGTGGCTACCCCTACGGGATCGACGGGCTATTCGCTCAGCTGTGGAGGACCTGTGATAATGCCTGCTGCAAAAAACTTAGTGCTGACGCCTATCGCACCGCACAACCTCAATGCGCGTCCTTTGATAATACCCGACGATACGGAGATAAGGCTTACGGTGGAAGGGCGTGAGAAGAAGTACCTCCTCTCAATAGACTCGAATATGATTTCACTCTCAAAGAAGAAGTCTGTGACAATTCGTAAGGCGAACTTCACCGTAAAGATGATACGCTTAGAGGGAGATAGCTTTATAAAAACCCTTCGCAATAAACTGCTGTGGGGGGAAGACAAACGCAATAAATAACAATGGAAGGATATATTTTTGATTTAGATGGTGTGTTGGTTGACACAGCCAAACACCATTACGAGGCTTGGAAAGCCATCGCTCGAGAGCTTGGTTTAGATCTTACCCCAGCGCATAATGAGGCGCTGAAAGGTATTGGGCGAGAGGATTCGCTCAAGAGGATATTAGAATGGGCGGGTAAGGACTGTTCACCAGAGGCATTTCAGGAGTTGGCGCTACGCAAGAACGCGTTTTTTTTGGAGCAAGTACGCCATATCGACGCTAGCGAGCTGCTACCTGGGGTGAAGGAGTTCTTAGAGGCGCTAAAAGCGAAAGGTAAGAAGATCGCATTGGGCTCAGCCAGCAGAAATGCGCGTATGGTACTGGAAAGGACGGGTATCGTCAGTTTTTTTGACACAATTGTCGATGGCACTATGGTGAGCAAAGCCAAGCCGAACCCAGAGGTCTTTTTGAAGGCTGCTGAGGGGTTGGAGCTTCCGTCGTCGGTTTGTTGTGTGTTCGAAGATGCTTCGGCGGGCATTCAGGCGGCAAAGAGTGCTGGGATGATGGCTATAGGCATAGGCAGTAAGGAGGTACTTCCGCAAGCAGATAGGTGGCTTACGGGTTTTGTGCCACTGCCAGAGGAACTGTTTTTGTGATTGAGGGAAAACTTTGTATCTTTGCGGCGAATTTAAAAAGAGCGAATTATGTCAGTAAATACAGAATCACTGAGTAAGATACCTGAGACAATGCTCATTACGCTGTGGGCAAAGGCTACTGAAACGGGTAAGCCTTCGCCGCTGTTGCGTGACGAGAAGGCTGTGGAAATTATAGGGCATATCAACTACGACTTTTCGAAGTTCAAGAAGGTGGTAATGTCGCAAATAGGGGTATGTATACGCGCTAGCTTGATTGATAATGAGACGAGTGGCTTCATTGCACAACATCCTGATGCGGTAGTGATACAGCTGGGGGCAGGCTTGGATGCACGCTATGAGCGCTTGGGATGCCCAGATATTACACATTGGTATGAGTTGGATTTACCTGAGTCGATAGCGCTGCGCAGACAGTTTTTTACCGAAAGCCCTAAGCATACGTTTTTGGAGCTGTCGCTATTTGATTATCAATGGATTGAAATTGTAAAAGCACATCAGAAACCTGTGCTTATCATTGTTGAGGGAGT from Capnocytophaga haemolytica harbors:
- a CDS encoding class I SAM-dependent methyltransferase, with the protein product MSKIPETMLITLWAKATETGKPSPLLRDEKAVEIIGHINYDFSKFKKVVMSQIGVCIRASLIDNETSGFIAQHPDAVVIQLGAGLDARYERLGCPDITHWYELDLPESIALRRQFFTESPKHTFLELSLFDYQWIEIVKAHQKPVLIIVEGVLMYFSREEVRVFFDKLCAEFKEATVLFDMLAPMLVNKASKHDALRTMDGGAPAEFKWSEKHTRDMEQWNPKIHLDKEYFMSDYDQKRFPLIARLMYKIPYCYKYLNQRIVRIGIH